The nucleotide window CGATCACCTCGGCAAGACCGCGTGCGTCGGTCTTCTGCGCAAAGCGAATCTTCTCGGGGTCCATCAGTTCGGTGCGGCCCTCATAAACCACACCGGCCAGATCCGTCACCCAGATGTTCTCGATGGGCAGGCCCATGTCCACGATCAGGTCGAGACAGGCGAGTGCCGCAGCACCGGCGCCGGAGGTCACCACCTTGACCGACGTCAGATCCTTGCCGACCACCTTCAGACCGTTGATGAGCGCCGCCGCCACCACAATGGCCGTGCCGTGCTGATCGTCGTGGAAGACCGGAATCTTCATGCGCTCGCGCAGCTTGCGCTCGACGATGAAGCACTCCGGCGCCTTGATGTCCTCAAGGTTGATCGCACCGAACGTCGGTTCGAGTGCAGCGATGATGTCGACGAGCTTTTCGGGGTCCTTCTCGTCGATTTCGATATCGAACACGTCGATATTGGCGAACTTCTTGAACAGCACACCCTTGCCTTCCATCACCGGCTTGGAGGCAAGCGGTCCGATATCGCCCAGACCCAGTACGGCCGTGCCGTTCGAGATCACGCCGACGAGATTGCCGCGCGCGGTGTAGCGCGAAGCGTTGAGCGGGTCGATGACGATTTCCTCACACGCGGCGGCAACGCCCGGCGAGTACGCCAGCGCCAGATCGCGCTGGTTAAGCAACTGCTTGGTCGGGGCGATGGCAATTTTGCCGGGGGTGGGGAATTCGTGATACTCGAGCGCAGCTTCGCGCAGTTTCGGATCGATCGGCGTGGGCATGAGGGGAAGCTCTTAACGGACAGAATGGCTCAAATTTTCTATGCGAATTGTAGCCCTATTTATTCACGCCATTTATGCAAAAAGCGGATAAGGGCTGCACCTTCGATCTGAGCATCGTCGCGATAATTCCCCGAGAATTCAACGCTGCATCGCACCATATCCGCAATTTTCAGACGAGAGATGAAAATTCGGTAAGGTGCTGTCCGAGACATGGCTAAGCAGTGTTCCGAAATCGAACGTGCGCGCCACAAGACCATTGGGAAAACCGGGGTGCGCTCGTAAAATACGCTATCGAACTCGCGATTCACAGGATTGGCGCTGCGTTGTCTTTGGTCTTCCCGCCGATCTTGTCGTCATCTTTTCGCCCATGGCCTGCTGACTTCGCATGACGCTTCGCGTCATTGCCCGCAACGCCGACACTTCGTCACCCATGACCATGCCTACGTCAACGCCCGTGCCTCTGTCCGAGTTCTCGCTGATCGATCGCTTTTTCGCCCGGGCGACACGTCAGGGGGATCAAGTGACGCTCGGCATCGGCGACGACTGCGCATTGCTGCGTCCGCCGGCGGGCGAGCAACTCGCCATCTCGACGGACATGCTCGTCGAAGGTCGCCATTTCTTCCCTGACGTCGATCCTTGCGCGCTGGGTCACAAGACGCTGGCGGTCAATTTGTCGGATCTGGCGGCCATGGGTGCCAAGCCGCTCGGTTTTACCCTCGCGCTCGCCCTGCCCGACAGCGACCCTGCGTGGCTTGGGCCCTTCGCCGAGGGATTAGCCGCGCTGGCCGATCGTTATGACTGCCCGCTCATCGGTGGCGACACGACTCGAGGACCGCGCAACCTCTGTGTCACGGTTTTCGGTGCGGTGCCGGGCGCACACGCGCTGCGGCGCGACGCGGCGCAGCCCGGCGACGATATCTGGGTTTCCGGCACGTTGGGCGATGCGCGGCTGGCGCTCGGGGTATTGCGCAGTGAATGGCCGTTAAGCGATGCCGACTTCGATCAGGTGCGCCGTGCCATGGACTGGCCCGAACCGCAGATTACACTCGGCATGGCACTTCGCGGTGTGGCACGTGCGGCGCTCGACATTTCCGACGGCCTGCTCGGCGATCTCGGTCATATTCTCAAGCGCTCGGGGGTGGGGGCTCGGATCAACGTCGATGCGTTGCCGCGCTCGCGCGAACTTGCTGGGCAATCGCAGGCGATTCAGCGACTTTGCACACTGGCCGGCGGGGACGATTACCAACTGTGCTTCTGCGCCGACAGTGCGCAACGCGACCGAATTGCCGCCATCGGCAACGAACTCGGGATGCGCGTGACGCGTATCGGTACAATAGCGCTTCCTGATGCACGCCAGGCCCCGCTGCAATTACACGATGATACGGGGGCGCCTGTCGCTGCCGACTTCAAAAGTTTCGACCATTTCCAATGAGTACTGACCAAACGGCCGCCCTCAATCCGGGCAGCGGCCCGCGCCGGCCGAACACGCGTTTCCTGCTGTCGCACCCCGCCCATCTGTTTTCCCTCGGCTTCGGCACAGGACTCTCGTCGCTGGCACCGGGAACGGTCGGCACGCTATTCGGCTGGGCATCGTATCTGGTGCTCAATCTGTATCTGACGGTCACCGGCTGGGCGACGCTGATTGCCGTCGCGGTCGTCGGCG belongs to Pandoraea norimbergensis and includes:
- the thiL gene encoding thiamine-phosphate kinase, whose translation is MPTSTPVPLSEFSLIDRFFARATRQGDQVTLGIGDDCALLRPPAGEQLAISTDMLVEGRHFFPDVDPCALGHKTLAVNLSDLAAMGAKPLGFTLALALPDSDPAWLGPFAEGLAALADRYDCPLIGGDTTRGPRNLCVTVFGAVPGAHALRRDAAQPGDDIWVSGTLGDARLALGVLRSEWPLSDADFDQVRRAMDWPEPQITLGMALRGVARAALDISDGLLGDLGHILKRSGVGARINVDALPRSRELAGQSQAIQRLCTLAGGDDYQLCFCADSAQRDRIAAIGNELGMRVTRIGTIALPDARQAPLQLHDDTGAPVAADFKSFDHFQ